GATGCCGACCGCCTGCACCGGGGCGAGCCACGGCGGCATGACACCCGCGTAGTGCTCCAGCAGCACCGCGAAGAACCGCTCGATGGAACCGAACAGCGCGCGGTGGATCATGACCGGACGCTGCTTGGTGCCGTCGGGGCCGGTGTACTCCAGGTTGAAGCGCTCCGGCAGGTTGAAGTCGAGCTGCACGGTCGACATCTGCCAGGTGCGGCCGATGGCGTCACGGCACTGGACCGAGATCTTCGGGCCGTAGAACGCGGCGCCGCCCGGGTCCGGGACCAGCGGCAGGCCCTGCTTCTCGGCGACCTGGCGCAGGGTCTCGGTGGCCTCTTCCCAGACCTCGTCCGAGCCGACGAACTTCTCCGGGTCCTTGGTCGACAGCTCCAGGTAGAAGTCGGTCAGACCGTAGTCGCGGAGCAGGTTCAGCACGAAGGTCAGGGTGCGGTCGAGCTCCTCCGCCATCTGCTCCTTGGTGCAGTAGATGTGCGCGTCGTCCTGGGTGAAGCCGCGCGAGCGGGTCAGGCCGTGCACGACGCCCGACTTCTCGTACCGGTACACGGTGCCGAACTCGAAGAGGCGCAGCGGCAGTTCGCGGTAGGACCGGCCGCGCGCGTCGAAGATCAGGTTGTGCATCGGGCAGTTCATGGGCTTGAGGTAGTAGTCGGTACCACCGTCGAGCTGCATGGGGGGGTACATGCCGTCCGCGTACCAGTCCAGGTGGCCGCTCTTCTCGAAGAGGGCGCCCTTGGTGGCGTGCGGGGTGTAGACGAACTCGTAGCCCTCTTCCTCGTGCCGCTTGCGCGAGTAGTCCTCCATGACCCGGCGGATGGTGCCGCCGCGCGGGTGGAAGACGGCGAGGCCGGAGCCGATCTCGTCCTGGACGGAGAAGAGGTCCAGCTCGACGCCGAGCTTGCGGTGGTCGCGCTTCTCGGCCTCGGCGAGGAAGTCGAGGTGGGCCTTCAGCTCGTCCTTCGACGGCCACGCGGTGCCGTAGATGCGCTGGAGCATCGGGTTCTTCTCGCTGCCGCGCCAGTAGGCGGCCGCGTTGCGCATCAGCTTGAACGCCGGGATGTTGCGGGTGGTCGGCAGGTGCGGGCCGCGGCACAGGTCCGACCAGCACAGGTCGCCGGTCTTGGCGTCGATGTTGTCGTAGATGGTCAGCTCGCCGCCGCCCACCTCGACGTCCGCGCCGTCGTCCGAGGTCGCCGCCGAGCCCTTGAGCCCGATCAGCTCCAGCTTGTACGGCTCGTGCGCCAGCTCCTCGCGGGCCGCCTCGTCGGTGACGACGCGGCGGGAGAAGCGCTGACCGCGCTTCTGGATCTCCTGCATCTTCTTCTCGACGGCCTTGAGGTCGTCGGGGGTGAAGGGCTTCGCGACGTCGAAGTCGTAGTAGAAGCCGTCCCGGACCGGCGGGCCGATGCCCAGCTTGGCCTCGGGGAACAGCTCCTGCACGGCCTGCGCCATGACGTGCGCGGTCGAGTGGCGC
This is a stretch of genomic DNA from Streptomyces sp. NBC_00536. It encodes these proteins:
- the thrS gene encoding threonine--tRNA ligase; translation: MSDVRVIIQRDSERDERVVATGTTAADLFPGERTVVAARVAGELKDLAYEVKDGETVEPVEISSEDGLNILRHSTAHVMAQAVQELFPEAKLGIGPPVRDGFYYDFDVAKPFTPDDLKAVEKKMQEIQKRGQRFSRRVVTDEAAREELAHEPYKLELIGLKGSAATSDDGADVEVGGGELTIYDNIDAKTGDLCWSDLCRGPHLPTTRNIPAFKLMRNAAAYWRGSEKNPMLQRIYGTAWPSKDELKAHLDFLAEAEKRDHRKLGVELDLFSVQDEIGSGLAVFHPRGGTIRRVMEDYSRKRHEEEGYEFVYTPHATKGALFEKSGHLDWYADGMYPPMQLDGGTDYYLKPMNCPMHNLIFDARGRSYRELPLRLFEFGTVYRYEKSGVVHGLTRSRGFTQDDAHIYCTKEQMAEELDRTLTFVLNLLRDYGLTDFYLELSTKDPEKFVGSDEVWEEATETLRQVAEKQGLPLVPDPGGAAFYGPKISVQCRDAIGRTWQMSTVQLDFNLPERFNLEYTGPDGTKQRPVMIHRALFGSIERFFAVLLEHYAGVMPPWLAPVQAVGIPIGDAHIEYLQEFAAEAKKKGLRVEVDASSDRMQKKIRNQQKLKVPFMIIVGDEDMAAGTVSFRYRDGSQENGVPKADALAKLVQVVQDRVQV